In one window of Arcobacter sp. F155 DNA:
- a CDS encoding PAS domain S-box protein produces the protein MKQNRISIYVILFFIIISTVVFVVGLYSTYKYTTTKQEMIEDVKYNSSITLAKLNNNVKDFILSYSTYEYNNLIFNEMNNPNVIAIIVNDYKMAEIIGEKSFYSGKIRDTNSLIVDYISESQTHRELLSTSSYSSELNILDDNGNIIGKMYMYSSDKEINRRLDEIISDNINNMVFLSIFMTIFLFIAIRYFLLNNIFNIIKNIENRDKDGIPVKFLSTDAPKEISNLSSTINGMIEAVRASNTQLSELKERLQLAWDGVNDGIWDWHIKNDEAYFSKNWKKILDYEENELENSPKTFFNLLHEDDKELVKNHLEKHFYNPEHTPYALEVRMKAKDGSYRWVLTRGKASLDENGEPLRMVGSHTDITARKEFERILQEQKEEFETIFNYSKDGLAMLDLESNFLDFNDSYLKMTGFTRKELLTKSCIGLSMPEDKESAKKVMEDTLKYGSVENFEKACVVKDEKVIVTNMSIALLPDKKRVIISAKDVTDKKLIESQSKLASMGEMIGNIAHQWRQPLSAISTVASGIKVKNEFGIIESQDEILNDMDVIIEQTQYLSKTIDDFRNFIREGDKKSDIFISSVIDKTFSILNSTIVNNNINVIINKVDDIKIDGYENELIQALINIINNAKDALKDLENDDDKLLFIDTRVIDDDFVLSIKDSGGGIKEDSMDKIFEPYFTTKHKSVGTGIGLSMVYQILTDHHNAKIKAFNESYKYNGKVYRGARFDIVFKID, from the coding sequence ATGAAGCAAAATAGAATTTCTATCTATGTAATACTATTTTTTATAATCATTTCTACAGTTGTATTTGTAGTTGGTTTATACTCAACTTATAAGTATACAACGACAAAGCAAGAGATGATAGAAGATGTTAAATATAACTCTTCAATTACCCTTGCAAAACTAAACAACAACGTAAAAGACTTTATTCTTTCTTATTCTACTTATGAATATAACAATCTAATTTTTAACGAAATGAATAATCCAAATGTAATCGCTATTATCGTAAATGATTATAAAATGGCAGAAATTATTGGAGAAAAAAGTTTTTATTCAGGAAAAATTAGAGATACAAATAGTCTGATTGTTGACTATATAAGTGAAAGTCAAACCCATAGAGAACTACTTTCAACTAGTTCATATAGCAGCGAGCTTAATATATTGGATGATAATGGAAATATCATTGGTAAAATGTATATGTATAGCTCTGATAAAGAGATTAATAGAAGGCTTGATGAAATTATTAGTGATAATATTAATAATATGGTTTTCTTATCTATTTTTATGACTATCTTTTTATTTATTGCTATAAGATACTTCCTTTTAAACAATATCTTTAATATTATAAAAAATATTGAAAACAGAGATAAAGACGGTATTCCTGTAAAGTTTTTATCAACTGATGCTCCTAAAGAGATTTCAAATCTTAGTTCTACAATAAATGGAATGATAGAAGCAGTAAGAGCTTCAAATACCCAACTAAGTGAACTAAAAGAGAGACTTCAACTTGCCTGGGATGGGGTAAATGACGGTATTTGGGATTGGCATATTAAAAATGATGAAGCTTACTTTTCAAAGAACTGGAAAAAGATACTTGATTATGAAGAGAATGAACTAGAAAATAGTCCTAAAACTTTTTTTAATCTTTTACATGAAGATGATAAAGAGCTTGTTAAAAATCATTTAGAAAAGCACTTTTACAATCCTGAACATACTCCTTATGCCCTTGAAGTTAGGATGAAAGCTAAAGATGGCTCTTATAGATGGGTTTTAACAAGAGGGAAAGCTAGTTTAGATGAAAACGGAGAACCTCTTAGAATGGTAGGTTCTCATACTGATATTACAGCTAGAAAAGAGTTTGAAAGAATACTACAAGAACAAAAAGAGGAGTTTGAAACTATCTTTAACTACTCAAAAGATGGTCTTGCAATGTTAGACTTAGAGAGTAATTTCTTAGATTTTAATGACTCATATTTAAAAATGACAGGTTTTACAAGAAAAGAACTTCTTACAAAGTCTTGTATTGGTTTATCTATGCCAGAAGATAAAGAATCAGCTAAAAAAGTAATGGAAGATACTTTAAAGTATGGCTCTGTAGAAAACTTTGAGAAAGCCTGCGTAGTAAAAGATGAAAAGGTTATTGTTACTAATATGTCTATTGCTTTATTGCCTGATAAAAAAAGAGTTATTATTAGTGCAAAAGATGTTACAGACAAAAAACTAATAGAGTCTCAATCAAAACTAGCTTCAATGGGTGAGATGATAGGAAATATTGCTCACCAATGGAGACAGCCTTTAAGTGCTATTTCTACTGTTGCAAGTGGTATCAAAGTAAAAAATGAGTTTGGTATTATAGAGAGTCAAGATGAGATTTTAAATGACATGGATGTGATTATTGAACAAACTCAATACCTATCAAAAACTATTGATGACTTTAGAAACTTTATTAGAGAAGGGGATAAAAAAAGTGATATCTTTATCTCTTCTGTTATAGATAAGACTTTCTCGATTTTAAATTCAACAATTGTAAACAACAATATCAATGTAATTATCAATAAAGTAGATGATATTAAAATTGATGGTTATGAAAATGAGTTAATTCAAGCACTAATAAATATCATAAACAATGCAAAAGATGCTCTAAAAGACCTTGAAAACGATGATGATAAACTTCTATTTATTGATACAAGAGTTATTGATGATGACTTTGTTCTTAGTATTAAAGATAGTGGAGGTGGTATTAAAGAAGATAGCATGGATAAAATCTTTGAACCATACTTTACAACAAAACATAAAAGTGTTGGAACTGGAATAGGGCTTTCTATGGTTTACCAAATACTTACAGACCATCATAATGCAAAGATAAAAGCTTTTAATGAGTCATATAAGTATAATGGAAAGGTTTATAGAGGAGCAAGGTTTGATATAGTCTTTAAAATAGACTAG